In the genome of Pelagicoccus sp. SDUM812003, one region contains:
- a CDS encoding choice-of-anchor X domain-containing protein, which yields MKYVFATLVYCWIAVSSLRAGGQVHAHLLTEDGAPLIGFDARGVPIRCGTGDEELIQVFAEGEARWQRWEIVPSVLRASSRDPFYIFVFPNRAVSSVRLVLPTSDVVKPENLDFHDDGLNGDEEAGDGVYTLGPFYLHENQSEMTFHPTVLSPGFLQVIDTGGSISTFAIEPTIGVLPADFDGNPVHVLGDEAQVTRNLLNVKRERLGFQEMLRGFAGSESWNYVKEVYKFVQDEYDEMFLMSSGKLELYAGRVNWNQNGGVHFGVQSQDIYDVTYDESRQWGSNGVLESLNVLDYQQRGMNPNNMMHEFLHRWGAYLSLSLGYKNDTGHYSPYSDANSLLGGYEWVAQGDGSFARKNGKQVYRASPVDLFSMGLLPLDELPDLHLSREIEFVGRETVLQAGDIVKTIASDDIRIAHAERMPDWESPKTHFRVLFVIESRDRLLTEEEMAFYAGFVGEAMRELEDGEPDPAMGGSWAPVTRFFGDRVTWDSRVKVKESLFASGLDHDRDGYESRLEASLGLDPFDDESKPWIRVKVTGGGEMVVEVYPYQEDGLVELQRSENLVEWVLVEGGEIVQEHLRYEVPENIAGFFRTRIDVPAVAQD from the coding sequence ATGAAATACGTATTTGCGACTCTCGTTTATTGTTGGATAGCGGTTTCGTCCTTGCGGGCGGGTGGACAGGTGCATGCCCATTTGCTGACAGAGGACGGGGCGCCCTTGATTGGATTCGATGCGAGAGGGGTTCCGATTCGTTGTGGCACGGGCGACGAAGAGTTGATTCAGGTGTTTGCGGAAGGGGAAGCTAGGTGGCAGCGGTGGGAAATCGTGCCTTCCGTTTTGCGAGCGAGTTCGCGAGATCCGTTTTACATCTTTGTTTTTCCCAACCGTGCGGTATCCAGTGTCAGATTGGTATTGCCGACGTCGGACGTAGTGAAGCCTGAGAACTTGGATTTTCACGACGATGGTTTGAATGGAGATGAAGAGGCTGGGGATGGAGTGTATACGCTTGGACCTTTTTATCTTCACGAAAACCAGTCAGAGATGACTTTTCATCCTACTGTGCTTTCACCTGGTTTTCTCCAAGTGATCGATACGGGTGGGAGTATCAGTACCTTTGCCATCGAGCCAACGATTGGCGTTTTACCTGCAGATTTTGATGGGAACCCGGTGCATGTGCTCGGTGACGAGGCGCAAGTCACCCGTAATCTGTTAAACGTTAAGCGAGAGCGTTTGGGCTTTCAGGAAATGTTGAGAGGGTTCGCTGGCAGTGAGTCGTGGAATTATGTGAAGGAGGTGTACAAGTTCGTTCAGGACGAGTACGACGAGATGTTTCTCATGTCGTCGGGGAAGCTGGAGTTGTATGCGGGTCGCGTGAATTGGAACCAAAATGGAGGCGTTCATTTTGGCGTTCAGAGTCAGGACATCTACGATGTGACCTACGACGAATCGAGACAGTGGGGCAGCAACGGGGTGCTGGAGTCGCTGAATGTTCTCGACTACCAGCAACGAGGGATGAACCCGAATAATATGATGCATGAGTTTCTGCATCGCTGGGGGGCGTACCTATCATTGTCGTTGGGCTACAAGAATGACACAGGCCATTATAGTCCCTATAGCGACGCAAATAGCCTGCTTGGGGGCTATGAATGGGTAGCCCAGGGTGACGGAAGCTTTGCGAGGAAGAATGGGAAGCAGGTGTATCGGGCGAGTCCGGTGGATCTGTTTAGCATGGGCTTGTTGCCTCTCGATGAGTTGCCGGATTTGCATCTTTCGAGGGAAATCGAGTTTGTTGGACGCGAGACGGTCCTGCAGGCGGGCGATATTGTGAAGACCATTGCTTCGGATGACATTCGAATCGCCCACGCGGAGCGAATGCCTGATTGGGAGAGCCCGAAGACTCACTTTAGAGTGCTGTTCGTTATCGAGAGTCGGGACCGTCTACTGACGGAGGAGGAGATGGCTTTTTATGCGGGGTTCGTAGGCGAGGCGATGCGTGAGCTTGAGGACGGGGAGCCCGACCCCGCAATGGGTGGGAGTTGGGCTCCAGTGACGCGTTTCTTTGGAGATCGAGTGACGTGGGATTCTCGAGTGAAGGTCAAAGAGAGCTTGTTTGCCTCGGGGCTGGATCATGACAGGGATGGATACGAGTCGAGACTGGAAGCAAGTCTTGGACTGGATCCGTTTGACGATGAATCTAAGCCGTGGATACGCGTGAAGGTGACTGGCGGAGGCGAGATGGTCGTCGAGGTATACCCCTACCAAGAGGACGGGTTGGTTGAGCTGCAGCGTTCGGAGAATCTGGTTGAATGGGTGTTGGTGGAGGGAGGTGAGATCGTGCAGGAGCATTTACGATATGAGGTGCCGGAGAACATCGCGGGTTTTTTTCGAACGCGGATCGATGTACCTGCGGTAGCTCAAGATTGA
- a CDS encoding transposase, which translates to MARPLRFEYPGAIYHVINRGNYRFWIFEDVKTRDAFEKCLFEACEQFGWVLHAYCVMSNHYHLALETLEPNLSAGMRWLQSTFAMRYNRYRKEHGHLFQGRFKSIVVEDTDRLAWLCHYIHLNPVRAGIVTLGRLQTYSNSSYAWLMKGKRGRPNCLRFSDMLDSVGGLKDGPVGRRKYADYLKWLATDEPKRKEMLFERMSRGWAMGTKAFKTALLEDGKREVARRVIEGKADAEARDLIWSGRLEACLAIAGKTFKDAEREAKSMEWKVAICAYMREAWGCKVIWLSERLNMGAAAGVSRCLRRLREGELREARQLLECLKRELGKS; encoded by the coding sequence GTGGCGAGACCCTTGCGATTCGAATACCCCGGAGCGATCTACCATGTGATCAACCGTGGAAACTATCGGTTCTGGATCTTCGAGGATGTGAAGACGCGGGATGCGTTCGAGAAATGCCTCTTCGAGGCCTGCGAGCAGTTTGGCTGGGTATTGCATGCGTATTGCGTGATGAGCAACCACTACCATTTGGCCTTGGAGACTCTGGAGCCGAATCTGAGCGCGGGGATGCGTTGGCTGCAGTCTACGTTCGCGATGCGCTACAATCGGTACCGCAAGGAGCACGGTCACTTATTTCAAGGGCGGTTTAAGAGTATCGTGGTGGAGGATACGGATCGGTTGGCATGGCTGTGTCACTACATCCACCTAAACCCGGTGAGAGCTGGGATCGTGACGTTGGGGCGTTTGCAGACGTATTCGAATAGCAGCTACGCTTGGCTGATGAAGGGCAAGCGCGGGCGGCCGAATTGCCTGCGGTTTTCGGACATGCTAGATTCTGTCGGTGGATTGAAGGACGGTCCGGTGGGGCGAAGGAAGTATGCTGACTACTTAAAGTGGCTAGCGACGGATGAACCCAAGCGGAAAGAGATGTTGTTCGAACGGATGAGTCGTGGCTGGGCCATGGGCACCAAGGCGTTTAAGACAGCGTTGCTCGAAGATGGGAAGCGGGAGGTTGCTCGAAGAGTGATTGAAGGCAAGGCAGATGCGGAGGCTCGGGATTTGATATGGAGCGGCCGGTTGGAGGCTTGTTTGGCGATCGCTGGCAAGACGTTTAAGGATGCGGAGCGGGAGGCGAAGTCGATGGAGTGGAAGGTGGCGATCTGCGCGTACATGCGGGAGGCTTGGGGGTGCAAGGTCATTTGGTTGAGCGAGCGGCTCAACATGGGAGCGGCGGCGGGGGTGAGTCGTTGTTTGCGGCGATTGCGAGAAGGAGAGCTGAGGGAGGCGAGGCAGTTGCTTGAATGTCTCAAGAGGGAGTTAGGCAAGAGTTGA
- a CDS encoding mechanosensitive ion channel domain-containing protein has protein sequence MPRCAWVSSQAPRCPPPSPFGVRLWLPLRLAVSCGSNFVKRAAQGVDSGKGAGCRLSKHVDWQGSLGFSLAMPFLPFAVLDALLEHPVVRYIMEFAERAWEAFTQYFVGEDLLIQVGTIIGLFALAYLLAMALRPLLRRTRDMAEGRAAWVAVSADWLHVNLFRLLLVLLLWSVSISFDSYHANLPGGAESVSVSNASESVVVEIEDEASGKKGPGLVAKPIDTGGGSKNYILLRAVASVATLLLVSGALPRAIREQTYYKTLFFVLAVVLMLNLLGVWEAIRNGLDSLQILPIAEGDDTRVTVLTLVKGLVVVLMLIPLTSWVMRLSEGRVRSAQSMTPALQMLVIKVLKALIVVLAILFGISSMGIDLSALAMFGGAIGLGLGFGFQKVVSNLISGVILLSDRSIKPGDVIEVDDTYGWINKLSARYVSVITRDGMEHLIPNETLITEKVTNWSFSDDKVRVKVPFGVSYNSDIHKVMDLAIQAGRASPRVIQDKEPVCWLLGFGDSSVDFELRVWIRDPANGLNNLRSGIYVSLWDLFKEHGIEIPFPQRDLHVRDSKPIPVVVRREESTEKGDELA, from the coding sequence ATGCCTCGCTGCGCTTGGGTGTCGTCGCAGGCTCCTCGGTGCCCGCCACCTTCACCTTTTGGGGTTCGGCTGTGGCTGCCGTTGCGGTTGGCTGTTTCGTGCGGATCGAATTTCGTCAAGCGTGCTGCGCAGGGCGTGGACTCTGGTAAAGGGGCGGGATGTAGATTGTCAAAACATGTTGATTGGCAGGGGAGTTTGGGCTTTAGTTTGGCAATGCCTTTTCTGCCTTTTGCCGTTCTGGATGCCCTGTTGGAGCATCCTGTGGTCCGCTATATCATGGAGTTCGCCGAGCGCGCGTGGGAAGCTTTCACGCAGTATTTCGTCGGCGAAGATCTTTTGATTCAGGTTGGAACGATCATCGGCTTGTTCGCTTTGGCCTACTTGCTTGCCATGGCTTTGCGTCCTTTGTTGAGACGGACGCGCGATATGGCGGAAGGTCGAGCGGCTTGGGTGGCTGTATCGGCGGATTGGCTACATGTGAACTTGTTTCGTCTGCTGCTGGTTTTGCTGCTGTGGTCGGTGTCGATTTCGTTCGATAGCTATCATGCGAACTTGCCTGGCGGGGCGGAATCGGTGTCCGTTTCCAATGCCTCGGAGTCGGTCGTAGTGGAGATCGAGGACGAGGCCAGTGGGAAAAAGGGGCCGGGGCTTGTCGCCAAGCCAATCGATACGGGGGGCGGTTCGAAGAACTACATCCTGCTGCGAGCCGTTGCGAGTGTCGCGACGCTTTTGCTGGTGTCGGGCGCGTTGCCGCGGGCCATTCGCGAGCAGACCTACTACAAGACGCTGTTCTTCGTGCTGGCGGTGGTGCTGATGCTCAATTTGCTGGGTGTCTGGGAGGCGATTCGCAATGGTTTGGATAGCTTGCAAATCCTGCCGATCGCTGAGGGCGACGATACCCGCGTCACGGTTCTCACTTTGGTGAAAGGGTTGGTTGTAGTGCTGATGCTGATACCGTTGACGTCGTGGGTGATGCGTTTGAGCGAGGGTCGAGTGCGTTCCGCTCAGAGCATGACGCCGGCGTTGCAGATGCTGGTGATCAAGGTGCTCAAGGCGCTGATCGTGGTGCTGGCCATTTTGTTTGGTATCAGCTCCATGGGGATAGATCTTTCGGCTCTAGCGATGTTTGGCGGGGCGATTGGCTTGGGCTTGGGCTTCGGTTTTCAGAAGGTGGTGTCCAACCTGATCAGTGGGGTTATTTTGTTGAGCGATCGTTCGATCAAGCCTGGCGATGTCATCGAGGTGGATGACACATATGGCTGGATCAACAAGCTGAGCGCTCGCTACGTGTCGGTGATCACGCGCGATGGAATGGAGCATCTGATTCCGAACGAGACCTTGATCACGGAGAAGGTCACGAATTGGTCGTTTAGCGATGACAAGGTGCGTGTGAAGGTGCCGTTTGGCGTGTCCTACAATTCCGATATTCACAAGGTGATGGATCTGGCGATCCAGGCAGGCAGGGCCTCGCCGCGCGTGATACAGGACAAGGAGCCGGTTTGCTGGCTTTTGGGCTTTGGCGACAGTTCGGTGGACTTTGAATTGAGGGTTTGGATACGGGATCCGGCGAACGGGTTGAACAACCTGCGCAGCGGCATTTACGTGTCTCTTTGGGACCTGTTCAAGGAGCACGGGATCGAGATCCCGTTTCCGCAACGTGATTTGCATGTGCGCGATTCCAAGCCGATTCCGGTGGTGGTGCGACGCGAGGAGTCGACCGAGAAGGGGGATGAGCTCGCTTAG